The Labrus bergylta chromosome 15, fLabBer1.1, whole genome shotgun sequence genome includes a region encoding these proteins:
- the LOC109994037 gene encoding zinc finger protein 107-like: MFPFSPVSVKSEDDEEKPQSSQLHQRQTEQMETGVDGEDCGGAEPERDSDPERYLQPETEVKIEESSEPETDDSDDWTERIDNQPGINSTKRLKSDNKSHSCSECSKYFKNKRNLTRHMRIHTGEKPFSCSFCSKGFNQEGHLSKHMPVHTGQKPFICTFCSKTFKHNSSLTLHITHHRGDKPFSCSVCAQGFSWRTQLRRHKCVEALERLQNQTEENREAETGADGEDCGGAEPERDSDPERHLQPEIEVKTEDSSEPETDDRDNDWKEPREHQSGLDSVGYLKKRLKIDKKSNSCNECGKIFKNKRDLTQHIRIHTREKPFSCSDCGRRFNYKPTLKFHTAHHRGDKPFSCSVCDRRFCWPSQLKSHKCVGGQAPELHQNQTEEKRDAETGADGEDCGGPEPERNSDPERHLQPEIEVKTEDSSEPDDCVHGVFLNETIVLPSDLHSEENIKDQRPLTDKKPHSCSDCDKTFQKKYYLTRHIRIHRGDKPFSCSDCDKRFNQKEHLTRHMFVHSKAKPFICSICYKRFNQKSSLTRHRKLHWGEKLHCCSACGQNFSWYYQLKKHKCVGGQALEFNQNKTEDKREAETGAGGGAEPERRLQPEIEVKIEESSEAETQDSYDWMEISEHLSGLNSVKNIKNNRPKNEKKSHSCSECGKTFKKNRDLTQHIRIHTGEKPFSCSDCGKRFNHKWNLTTHILVHTGEKPFNCSVCSKRFKHKSSLTLHMAHHRGEKPYSCCICIQSFSWLKQLKTHKCVGGQVSVFHQNQTEEKREAEIGVDGEDCGGAEPERDSDPERHLQPETEVKIEDSWRAGLAQLEEQVPLVQRSQSLMQVQLPVLMLFGACHPPISVPTVPVSLKLSHLTMARSPKFKKSEKTEDSTEPGSENSGNWQETAGYQSGVNSVKCITNKRLKTHKKSHSCSECQKTFKTRQDLTRHIQIHTGEKPFSCSICGKRFYQKWNLTSHMLVHTGEKPFSCSVCSKRFILKGNLTKHMIIHTGEKPFSCSECGKRFYQQGNLTSHMLIHMGVKPFSCSECGKEFRGKGNLNRHIKAHTGEKA, from the coding sequence atGTTCCCATTCAGTCCTGTCTCTGtaaagagtgaagatgatgaagagaaacctcagtcctcacagcttcatcagagacaaactgaacagatggaaacaggagttgatggagaggactgtggaggagcagaaccagagagggactcagatccagagagatatttacaacCAGAGACAGAGGTCAAGATTGAAGAATCTTCAGAACCAgagactgatgacagtgatgattggaCAGAGAGGATAGATAATCAGCCAGGGATAAACTCCACCAAGAGACTGAAGTCTGATAATAAATCACATAGCTGCTCTGAGTGtagtaaatattttaaaaataaaaggaatcTTACCAGACACATGAgaattcacacaggagagaaacccttcagctgctctttttGCAGTAAAGGATTTAACCAAGAAGGGCATCTGTCCAAACACATGCCGGTTCACACAGGACAGAAACCTTTTATCTGCACTTTCtgcagtaaaacatttaaacataattCAAGCCTGACGCTTCACATAACACATCATAGAGGGGataaacccttcagctgctctgtttgtgccCAAGGATTCTCTTGGCGTACACAGTTAAGAAGACACAAGTGTGTTGAAGCTTTGGAGCGTCTTCAAAACCAAACTGAGGAGAACAGAGAGGCAGAAACAGGagctgatggagaggactgtggaggagcagaaccagagagggactcagatccagagagacatttacaaccAGAGATTGAGGTCAAGACTGAAGACTCTTCTGAACCTGAGACTGATGACAGGGATAATGATTGGAAGGAGCCCAGAGAACATCAGTCAGGTTTAGACTCTGTGGGATACTTGAAAAAGAGACTGAAGATTGATAAGAAATCAAATAGCTGCAATGAGTGtggtaaaatatttaaaaataaacggGATCTGACCCAACACATTAGGATTCACACtagagagaaacccttcagctgctctgactgTGGTAGAAGATTCAACTATAAGCCTACACTTAAATTTCACACTGCACATCACAGAGGGGataaacccttcagctgctctgtttgtgacAGAAGATTCTGTTGGCCCTCTCAGTTAAAATCACACAAGTGTGTTGGAGGTCAGGCTCCAGAGCTTCATCAAAACCAaactgaggagaaaagagatGCAGAAACTGGagctgatggagaggactgtggaggaccAGAACCAGAGAGGAACTCGGAtccagagagacatttacaaccGGAGATTGAGGTCAAGACTGAAGACTCTTCAGAACCCGATGACTGTGTTCACGGTGTTTTTTTGAATGAGACTATAGTACTCCCATCAGATTTACACTCTGAGGAAAATATTAAAGACCAGAGGCCACTGACTGATAAGAAACCACATAGCTGCTCTGATTGTGATAAAACAttccaaaaaaaatattatctgACCAGGCACATAAGAATTCACAGAGGAGataaacccttcagctgctctgactgTGATAAAAGGTTTAACCAAAAAGAGCATCTGACCAGGCACATGTTTGTTCACAGTAAAGCAAAACCTTTCATCTGCTCTATTTGCTATAAAAGATTTAACCAAAAGTCTAGTTTGACACGTCATAGAAAACTCCACTGGGGAGAGAAACTCCACTGCTGCAGTGCATGTGGCCAAAATTTTTCCTGGTATTATcagttaaagaaacacaagtgtGTTGGAGGTCAGGCTTTAGAgtttaatcaaaacaaaactgaggataaaagagaggcagaaacaggagctggtggaggagcagaaccagagagacgtttacaaccagagatTGAGGTCAAGATTGAAGAATCTTCTGAAGCTGAGACTCAGGACAGTTATGATTGGATGGAAATCAGTGAACATCTTTCAGGTTTAAACTCtgtgaaaaacattaaaaataatagaCCCAAGAATGAAAAGAAGTCACatagctgctctgagtgtggtaaaacattcaaaaagaatAGAGATCTGACCCAGCATATAAgaattcacacaggagagaaacctttcagctgctctgactgtggtaaaaggtttaatcATAAATGGAATTTGACTACCCACATAttagttcacacaggagaaaaACCCTTTAACtgttctgtttgcagtaaaagatTTAAACATAAGTCTAGTCTGACACTTCACATGGcacatcacagaggagagaaaccctACAGCTGCTGCATCTGTATCCAAAGTTTTTCATGGCTTAAACAGTTAAAGACACACAAGTGTGTTGGAGGTCAAGTGTCAGTGTTTCATCAAAACCAaactgaggagaaaagagaggcagaaataggagttgatggagaggactgtggaggagcagaaccagagagggactcagatccagagagacatttacaaccagagactgaggtcaAGATTGAAGACTCTTGGCgagctggtttagctcagttggaaGAGCAGGTCCCCCTTGTACAGAGGTCACAGTCCCTAATGCAAGTTCAACTCCCAGTTCTGATGCTATTTGGTGCCTGTCATCCCCCAATCTCTGTCCCAACAGTTCCCGTATCCCTCAAGCTGTCCCATCTAACAATGGCAAGAAgtccaaaatttaaaaaaagtgaaaagactGAAGATTCTACTGAACCAGGGAGTGAAAACAGTGGTAATTGGCAAGAGACAGCTGGATATCAGTCAGGTGTAAACTCTGTGAAATGCATTACAAATAAGAGACTGAAGACTCATAAAAAATCGCATAGCTGCTCTGAGTgccaaaaaacattcaaaacaagacaagatctgaccagacacattcaaattcatacaggagagaaacccttcagctgctctatTTGCGGTAAAAGATTTTACCAAAAATGGAATCTGACCTCACACATGCtagttcacacaggagaaaaaccctttagctgctctgtttgcagtaaaagatTTATCTTAAAAGGAAATCTTACCAAACACATGATTATTCACACAGGGGAGAAACCCTTTAGCTgttctgagtgtggtaaaagattttACCAACAAGGAAATCTGACTTCACACATGCTTATTCATATGGGAgtgaaacccttcagctgctctgagtgtgggaAAGAATTTCGAGGGAAAGGGAATCTGAACAGACACATTAAAGCTCACACTGGGGAGAAAGCCTGA